Below is a genomic region from Candidatus Lernaella stagnicola.
GTCGATGCGTGGCGCGAAGATCGGCAGGACAGCGACCTGACCAAAAGCTTTCACCAATGGGGCAGCATGGCGTTCTGGGAATACCAAGACGCCGGGTGGGAGCATTCGGACGCCTACGCCGATACGGTCGTCGCGCTTGGTTGGTGGATGATCTATACGCACCACACCTTGCGTCGCACGCGAAACACGGCGTACGCATACGAGGGACTCGTTCATTCCTATCGGCTCGCCAAGTCGCAGGGCGATACGGTTGCCGCGGCCGATCTGGCGCGGGTCATCGACAAGGGCTTGTCGAAGCTTACGTCATGGCAGGTGGAAGGGCCGCTTCGCCGCGAGAATAGCTTCCTGCGCAAGCACCGCACGGACGACCCGTTGGCGATCGGCGGTATCATGAACCACCGCCGCGAACCGGGATTGCGCATCGACGTCACGCAGCATCAGATGCACGCCGTGATTTTGGCCTTGCAGCATGTGTACGCGGAATAGGGGCTAGGCGCTCAGGGCGTGACCGCCGGCGTGGCGCGAGGCCGATAGAGCCGGATTCCATCTTTATCCCAGGCGAGTTCGAAACGCGGATCGGTCGTGAGACGCTCGCGCAATGCGGCGCATTCAGCAGGTCCGGGGTGCGGACAACTTCCTTTCTCATCGACCAGCACAAAATCGTAGCCCTCGTCGTCATAGGCGACATTTGAGAGCAACGCGCGATGACGCACTCGGGGCGCGAAGAAATAGAACTCGAATTGCATCAAGTAGGAACGATTGGCGTCCAGGGAATCGAGGATCTCGCCGCGCAGGTCGTCGTGGGCCGAGGGAGTCAGCGACCGGCCTTGAGCGGCGCGGGTCAGCGGTACCGGGCCGTAATCCACGGGTGTCAAAAAGTAAAAGGACAAGAACCCGGCGAGTACGAGGAGTACCGCCGCCCATTTACCCGCCGCTTCGCCCCAGCGCGCGTGCCCCCAGTGCCCCAGACGCGCCGCACCCTCCAACGAGGCAATGATGAAAAAGGGCAAGGTCAAAACAAGGCCCGTATTGAAGTGCGAAAAGAGAGGGTTCATGAAGCGCACGGCCCACGCGGTCCGCGGGTCGAGTTCGACCAAGCCGTAGGTCGAAACCAGCATGTATCCCAACTCGGGCAGCGCGGCGATTAACCATGCGGGCGAAATCAACGGCAGCCCGGCGAGGGAGAGCAGGAGGACTAGGAAGGTGCCGTTGCGCCAATAGAAGAGGTTTTCCAGGACGAAGCCCGGCCGCTCCCAGAAGGCGCGCAGGAAGTCTACCGGGGATTCACCGTAGGCCGTGAGGTGCAGCATGTTGGCCGGCGGCTCGATGTCGGAAAGCGAGCGTACGGCTAGGTAGATGACTGCGTTCAGAACCAACCAACCGGCCGCCGCGAAGACCGTTGCGCGTCCGAACCAGCGATCGCGACGACGCCAGAGGATCCAGAAGCCGAGCAGGAGAATCCCCGGCGTGATGTTTGCCTGTGCCGCGCAGGCGATGATCACCGCGACGACGTACGCAATCGGGCGGCGGCGTTGGTAAGCAGCGAAGGCCAGCAAGGCGGCCGGGACGACAATCATGTTTTGGCGAAAGCCCGCGAGGGAGGCGACGATGAGAAAGGGGTTGAGCGCCATGAAAAGCGTGAGCAACAGCGGCCAACGCGGCGTGCGGAACAAGGGGCGGGCGGCGACGTAGACACAAAATACGGCA
It encodes:
- a CDS encoding DUF2079 domain-containing protein: MDSSKTNSLSRWFAAHYGVLAAGGLALAFFGVNLWLQVAKWHTFHYATFDYANVMSILDEVRSGRFDFLDAAHLYGAALCQAYVLYFLCYFFVPSPYTLMVIVAAVFGLAVFCVYVAARPLFRTPRWPLLLTLFMALNPFLIVASLAGFRQNMIVVPAALLAFAAYQRRRPIAYVVAVIIACAAQANITPGILLLGFWILWRRRDRWFGRATVFAAAGWLVLNAVIYLAVRSLSDIEPPANMLHLTAYGESPVDFLRAFWERPGFVLENLFYWRNGTFLVLLLSLAGLPLISPAWLIAALPELGYMLVSTYGLVELDPRTAWAVRFMNPLFSHFNTGLVLTLPFFIIASLEGAARLGHWGHARWGEAAGKWAAVLLVLAGFLSFYFLTPVDYGPVPLTRAAQGRSLTPSAHDDLRGEILDSLDANRSYLMQFEFYFFAPRVRHRALLSNVAYDDEGYDFVLVDEKGSCPHPGPAECAALRERLTTDPRFELAWDKDGIRLYRPRATPAVTP